CCGCAACGCCAACCCCTCATACGCATCCAGGGTAATGGTGAATTCCCCCTCCGCCGTCAGGTCGCCTTCCACACGCTCATTGATGATGTCCACTACCATCCCGGCAGCAATATCCGATAGATGCAGGGTTTCAGTGATCGGCGTGGCACCAAAATTCAGTGCAGTGATTTGCGTGCCTTTGCCGGCCGGCAATTCATGCACCATTACCAGCAGTGCCGAGTTTTCAACCTCCGGCACCAGAATCTGGCGGCTGGCGGCGATGTCATAGGCACGGCGCACCGCGAGGATTTTCTGCAGTTGCGAAGAAAAGGATTCGGGGTCCTGCAACTGGCTGTTCAAGCTGCCGTAAAGGCTTTTCGAGCGTGGCATGTGGCCAGCCGAAAGCGCTGCGTCCGGGTTCAAATCCACCAGGTCATACGCGCCGCGATGAATCCAACGGGTGTCGCCATCCTGCATCAAGTGCTCGACCTCTTCGGCCGCTAGCGGCAGCGCGCCCACCAAGTCCCAACCCGACAAGGCAAACACCCCAGGCTGCATGGCGTTGTACATCACCAGCAGCAAATGGATCTGGCGGATCTGCCGGATGTCAGCTTCGGTGATCGCCTCCAGATCACGAATGCCCAGCGCCGCCGTGATGATGCTGGCCGTGGTGCACGACACGCCATTGGTCACAAACTTGAGGTTATACGGCGCATGCTCACCGGCCAGGCGCTCGTACATCTGCTCGCGAATGTGCTCGCGCAGGATATTGCCGGGAAAGGTCTGGCCCTGGTACAGGAAGGTGTCATGGGCGTGTAACGTCCAGAAGTGCACCAACTCCAGGGTCAGCTCATCGTGGTTCTGCAACGCATGGATCAGCGAACCGGGGTCGATACCTTGGCGGTGCATTTCACGCAACATCAGGCGCAGGAACTCGGCGTCGCCCATTAGCAGTGCATGCTGGTACGCCGGACGGGTGATGAAGTCATAGGACAGGTCGGCGCCACCATGGGACATGGAAGCGATGTCATCCACGGTGAGGTTCAACTCCTGGAAACTGAAACCGCCGGCCTTGCGAATCGCGCCGCCGAGCAACTGGTTGCCGGTGATCGACAGCGGATGGCTCTCGGACCAGGCCGTGCCGTCCAGCTTGCGCTCCACACCAAGAAAACCGTTGGCGTCCAGGCGCAGGATCTTCGCGCCCATCACGTCGATGGCGTGCAGCGCATCACCGATGATCATCTGCTGCGCGGCAAAGGTCGGGTCCAGCCAATTCAGCGATGGCTGGCCTTCCTTGAAGTAATGCAGGTACACCCAGCGACGCGGCTTGCCATCCACACCGAGCACCACGTCTGTCGCGCTCCAGTCGGTTTCCTTGACGCCGGGCTCGAAGAAGATCACCCGCTGCAACTGGCCGACGATGTAGTGTTTGTCACGCAACGCATCGACCTGGACGGGGCTGAGGTTTTGCGCGTCACGGCCCTCAGCGACGTCGGGCAGCAGCGCCCAGTCCTCCTCGCGGATTTCGACCATGTGGTACAGGCCGGGATAGTCCTCGTAGGCCATCTCGGCCAGCCGGAAATCCGCGCCCTTGCCGGTGTGGGACGGGATCACATCGTCGATGATCACCGCATTGTGCGCCGCCGCCATGCGCGTCAACGCCTGCAACTGCGCCTCGGTGCCCAACTCCGGGTCGATCTCGAAGCTGATGCGGTCGAAATTGCCGTCGATGGTCGGTGTGTGCTGCGTGCCCTTCAGGCCGCCGGACTTCTTCAATGGGCCATTGTGGATGCCCTGGATGCCAATCTTCGACAACGCCTGCCACAGCGCCTCATCCCCCAGCGCCTCCAGCACCGTGCCGCCCTCACGGGTCACAATCGAGGCCGGGTACGCGGTAAACCACACGGACGACAGGGCCGAAGCATCACGGGGCCGCGTCTGCGCGTACGGCTGCTGCCACAACCGGCCCTGGCCCGAATAGAGCTTGGCGCGCTGGCGTGCCGCGTGCAGCATCGATTGTTCCACCAGCCAGCTCACATGGTTGTTTTCAGCCGCCGTCATATGCCTGATCCCTGTTGTCGTCCAAAGGTTGCTCGTAAGCATAGGAGCCACAACCGGGGCCATTCGTTGCATTGCAATGTGGGCGACTACGCCAGCTGCCGATACTGCCTCGGCGTAAACCCCGTCGACGCCTTGAATTGGCGGGTAAACGCACTGTGGTCGGTATACCCGCATTGCAGCGCCACTTCGGTGATCGGCAGGTCGGTGTGCAACAGCCGGTGCGCCTGCTCCAGCCGTACCTTCTGGATCATCTGCCGTGGCGTGAGGTGGAACACGCGCTTGCAGTAGCGCTCCAACTGCGCCACTGAAATGCCGGCGATCCGGGTCAGTTCACCCAGGGTCACGCGGCGGTTGAAGTGTGCGCGGATATGGGCGTCCACGGCGGCCAGGCGCTGGTACGCCGGGTGGCTTTCACTGGCGGTTTGCAGGTCGACCGAGATACCCGCCAGGCCGATGATCGCCCCTGTGTGGCTGTACAGCGGCCACTTGTGGGTCAGGCACCAGCCGGGTTCGCGGGTGCCGTACAAGTGCAGTTCCAGCTGATCTTCCAGCACAAAGCCCTGCTCCAGCACGCGCCGGTCCTGTTCGGTGTAGCCCGGCCCCAACTGCGCGGGGAAGACTTCGGCACTGGTCTTGCCCAGCAGCGGTTGCAGTTGCTTGAGGCCGCAGCGCTGCACCAGGGTGCGGTTGGCGAGCACATAGCGGGCCTGGGTGTCCTTGATGAAAATCGCGGCATTGGGGATCACGTCCAGCATCGGCAATAGCTGCGCGACACTGCCCAATAACTGTTCGATGTCTTGGGGGTTGCTCCCTTGGCAAAGGGTCGCAAACGCGTTCTGCAGCATGACGGTTGATCCCCGCTGGTGGCCTGACGGATAGCAGATTGCCCGATGCCCGGAGCCCTGTCGAGCCACTAAAACTGTGCTGATTTCGTCATCAATGCCGGCAAAAAACATCAATCGCGCCGCCGTTCAGGCGTTCACTGTATGGCCACTGCATGCCTATCCAATAACTCACAAGAAGGCGACGCTATGTCAGCTCAAGGCAAGTTCAAGAAACAGCTTTCCCTGATGGACCTGACCTTTATCGGGTTGGGTGCCATCTTTGGTTCGGGCTGGTTGTTTGCAGCCAGCCACGTATCTGCAATCGCAGGCCCAGCGGGCATCATTTCCTGGCTCATCGGCGGTTTCGCGGTGCTGCTGCTGGGCATTGTGTACTGCGAATTGGGCGCCGCATTGCCCCGCGCCGGCGGCGTGGTGCGCTACCCGGTCTACTCCCATGGCCCACTGCTGGGCTACCTGATGGGCTTCATCACCCTGATCGCGTTTTCCAGCCTGGTGGCCATCGAAGTGGTCGCCTCGCGCCAGTATGCGGCGGCGTGGTTTCCAGAGCTGACCAAGACCGGTTCCAGCGACCCGACTACCCTCGGCTGGCTGGTGCAATTCGCCCTGCTGTGCCTGTTCTTCGTGCTCAATTACCGCAGCGTGAAAACCTTCGCCATCGCCAATAACCTAGTCAGCGTCTTCAAGTTCATCGTGCCACTGTTGGTGATCGGTGTGCTGTTCACCTTCTTCAAACCGGCGAACTTCCAGGTGCAGGGTTTTGCGCCGTTCGGGCTGTCGGGCATCGAGATGGCGGTGTCGGCCGGTGGGGTGATTTTTGCCTACCTGGGCCTGACGCCGATCATCTCGGTGGCCAGTGAAGTGAAGAACCCGCAGCGCACGATTCCGATTGCCTTGATCCTTTCGGTGTTGTTGTCGACCGCCATCTACGTGCTGCTGCAAACCGCCTTCCTCGGTGGCGTGCCCACGGAAATGCTCGCCAATGGCTGGGCCGGGATCAGCAAGGAACTGGCGCTGCCTTATCGGGATATCGCCCTGGCGCTGGGCGTGGGTTGGTTGGCCTACCTGGTGGTGGCCGACGCGGTGATCTCACCCAGTGGCTGCGGCAATATCTACATGAACGCCACCCCTCGCGTGGTGTATGGCTGGGCGCAGACCGGCACGTTCTTCAAGATTTTCACGCGTATCGATGAGAAGTCCGGCATTCCACGCCCGGCGCTGTGGCTGACCTTTGGTTTGTCGGTGTTCTGGACCCTACCGTTTCCGTCCTGGGAAGCACTGATCAATGTGGTGTCTGCGGCGCTGATCCTCAGCTATGCCGTGGCCCCAGTGACTGTTGCCGCGCTGCGTCGCAATGCAACGCAGATGGCGCGGCCGTTCCGGGTCAAGGGCATGGCGGTGCTGGGTCCGCTGTCGTTCATCATCGCCGCGCTGATCGTGTACTGGTCCGGCTGGAGCACGGTGTCCTGGCTGCTCGGCCTGCAGATCCTCATGTTCGTGGTGTACCTGCTGTGCGCACGCTGGGTGCCGACTGCGCACCTCAATATCAAACAACAAGTGCGCTCGTCTGCCTGGCTGATCGGCTTCTATGCGGTGACCATCCTGCTGTCCAAGCTTGGCAGTTTTGGCGGCATCGGCGTGATCAGCCACCCGCTCGACACGATTGTCGTCGCCGTTTGCGCACTCGGCATTTACTACTGGGGCGCCGCCACTGGCGTACCGGCTCACCTGGTACGGCTGGAACACGAAGCCGATGAAAGCGAAGCGGTCGATGAACCTCACGCCCCGCTGACACCCGCGACTTACTGATTCAGGAGCCTTTTATGAAGCGACTGCATGTGATCGACTCCCACACCGGCGGCGAACCGACGCGCCTGGTCATGAGCGGTTTCCCGGCGCTGAGCGGCGCCACGATTGCCGATCAATTGCACAGCCTGCGCACCGAGCATGATCACTGGCGCCGTGCCTGCCTGCTGGAGCCGCGCGGCAACGATGTATTGGTCGGCGCGCTGTATTGCGAGCCCGTCACGCCGGGCGCGGTCTGTGGCGTGATCTTCTTCAACAACGCCGGTTACCTCGGCATGTGCGGCCACGGCACCATCGGCCTGGTCGCGTCGCTGCACCACTTGGGGCGCATCCAGCCCGGCGTGCACGCCATCGACACGCCTGTCGGTCCAGTGGAGGCCACGCTGCACACAGACGGCAGCGTGACGCTGTGCAATGTGCCCGCCTACCGGCTGCGCAAACAGGTGCCAGTGGAGGTGCCAGGGCATGGCGTGGTCTACGGCGATATCGCCTGGGGCGGCAACTGGTTTTTCCTGGTGTCGGACCATGGCCAACGCTTGCAGATGGACAACGTGGATGCGCTTACCGATTACACCTGGGCGATGCTCAAGGCCCTGGAGGATCAAGGCATTCACGGTGCGGATGGCGCGCTGATCGACCACATCGAACTGTTCGCCGATGACGACCTTGCCGACAGCCGCAACTTCGTGATGTGCCCCGGCAAGGCCTACGACCGCTCGCCCTGCGGCACCGGCACCAGCGCCAAGCTGGCCTGCCTGGCCGCCGATGAAAAACTCAAGCCCGGTGAAACCTGGACCCAAGCCAGCATCACCGGCAGCCAATTCGAAGGCCGCTATGAATGGGACGGCGAGCGCGTGCGGCCCTTCATCACCGGCAGCGCCTACATGACCGCCGACAGCACCTTACTGATCGACGAGCGCGACCCGTTTGCCTGGGGCATCTAAGCCCTTCCCTGTTTGTACTGAACGTTCCAAGGAGTTAGAACAATGAGCGACAACATCTTCACCGGCTGCATCCCCGCCCTGATGACCCCGTGCACCGCCGAGCGCAAACCGGACTTCGACGCCCTGGTCGCCAAAGGCCGGGAATTGATCGATATCGGCATGAGCGCCGTGGTGTACTGCGGCTCCATGGGCGACTGGCCGTTGCTCACCGAGGCCGAACGCCAGGAAGGCGTGGCACGCCTGGTGGCGGCCGGTGTACCGACCATCGTCGGCACCGGTGCGGTCAACAGCCGTGAAGCCGTGGCCCATGCCGCCCACGCCGCCAAAGTCGGCGCCCATGGCCTGATGGTGATTCCGCGCGTACTGTCCCGTGGTGCCTCCGCTACCGCACAGAAGGCGCACTTCTCGGCCATCCTCAAGGCTGCGCCAAACCTGCCTGCGGTGATCTACAACAGCCCCTACTACGGCTTCGCCACCCGCGCTGACCTGTTTTTTGAACTGCGCCGCGAACACCCGAACCTGATTGGCTTCAAGGAATTTGGCGGCGGCGCCGACCTGCGCTACGCCGCCGAACACATCACCTCCCAGGACGATAATGTGACCTTGATGGTCGGCGTGGACACCCAGGTGGTGCACGGCTTCGTCAACTGCAACGCCACCGGCGCCATCACCGGTATCGGCAACGCCCTGCCTCGGGAAGTGCTGCAACTGGTGGCCTTGAGCAAAAAAGCCGCCAAGGGCGATGCCAAGGCCCGTCGCCAGGCCCGAGAGCTGGAGGCCGCGCTGGCAGTACTGTCGTCCTTCGACGAAGGCTGCGACCTGGTGCTGTATTACAAGCACTTGATGGTACTTAACGGTGACAAAGGCTACGCCCTGCACTTCAATGAAACGGATGTGCTCAGCGACGCCCAGCGCCGTTATGCCGAGAACCAGTACGCACTGTTCCGCCAGTGGTACGCCAACTGGTCGGCGGAACAGAACGTCGCCTGACCCCCTTGCGCGCCGCTGCGGTTCTCGCAGCGGCCAACCCCTTTTCTAGCAGGACGACCCCATGACTCTGACGGGCAAAATGCTGATCGGTCAGCAACTCATTTCCGGAAACCGCGAGGCGATCCGGGCGATCAATCCCGCCACCGATACCCCCATGGAACCGGCCTATCCAGGCGGCGACGGCGAACAGGTGGCCCAGGCGTGTGCCTTGGCGTGGGCGGCGTTTGATAAGTACCGCGAAACGTCGCTGGAGGCGCGTGCCAGCTTTCTTGAAGCCATCGCCACGCAGATCGAAGCCCTGGGTGATGAGCTGATCGAACGTGCCGTTGCCGAAACCGGCCTGCCCCACGCGCGCATCCAAGGCGAACGCGGGCGCACCTGCGGCCAACTGCGCACCTTTGCTCGCACCGTACGCGCCGGGGAATGGCTGGATGTGCGGGTGGACCCTTCACAGCCGCAACGCCAGCCACTGCCTCGTCCAGACCTGCGCCAGCGCCATATCGCGCTGGGCCCGGTGGCCGTGTTCGGTGCGAGCAATTTCCCCCTGGCGTTTTCCGTAGCCGGTGGCGACACCGCCTCCGCGCTGGCCGCCGGTTGCCCAGTGGTGGTCAAGGCCCATGGCGCGCATCCGGGCACCAGTGAACTGGTGGGCCGGGCGGTGGCGCAGGCAGTCAAGGCTTGTGGCTTGCCCGAAGGCGTGTTTTCGCTGTTGTACGGTTCGGGACGCGAGGTGGGGATTGCGCTGGTCACCGATCCGCGCATCAAGGCGGTTGGTTTCACCGGCTCGCGCAGCGGTGGCGTGGCGTTGACCCAAGCGGCGCAGGCCCGGCCCGAGCCGATTCCGGTGTATGCGGAGATGAGTTCGATCAATCCGGTGTATCTGTTCCCAGCCGCACTCACCACACGCGGTGAAGCGTTGGCGAAAGGCTTTGTGGCGTCGCTGACTCAGGGTGCCGGGCAGTTTTGCACCAACCCAGGTTTGGTGATCGCCGTACAAGGGCCCGCGCTGGATCGTTTTATCGGCACGGCCAGTGAAATGCTGCCCAACTGTGCAGCGCAGACCATGCTGACCCCCGGCATTTTCAGTGCCTTCGATGCAGGCGTGGCCGCACTGACAGAACACGCCAAGGTGGCGGCAAAAGGGTTGCCAGCAGAAGGCCCCAACAGAGGCCAAGCCCACCTGTTCGTGACTCAGGCCAAGGATTTTTTAGCCAATGAACACCTGCAAGCCGAAGTCTTCGGCGCCGCTTCATTGATCGTCGTATGCGCCAATAACCAAGAGATGCATCAGGTTTCCGAGCACTTGGAGGGCCAACTGACCGCCACCTTACAGATGGATGACGAAGATCTGCCAAGCGCCAAAGCCCTGCTGCCGTTGCTTGAGCGCAAGGCCGGGCGCCTGCTGGTCAATGGTTGGCCGACGGGTGTGGAAGTCTGTGATGCCATGGTGCATGGCGGCCCCTTCCCCGCCACGTCAGA
The genomic region above belongs to Pseudomonas azotoformans and contains:
- a CDS encoding dihydrodipicolinate synthase family protein, with product MSDNIFTGCIPALMTPCTAERKPDFDALVAKGRELIDIGMSAVVYCGSMGDWPLLTEAERQEGVARLVAAGVPTIVGTGAVNSREAVAHAAHAAKVGAHGLMVIPRVLSRGASATAQKAHFSAILKAAPNLPAVIYNSPYYGFATRADLFFELRREHPNLIGFKEFGGGADLRYAAEHITSQDDNVTLMVGVDTQVVHGFVNCNATGAITGIGNALPREVLQLVALSKKAAKGDAKARRQARELEAALAVLSSFDEGCDLVLYYKHLMVLNGDKGYALHFNETDVLSDAQRRYAENQYALFRQWYANWSAEQNVA
- a CDS encoding 4-hydroxyproline epimerase; its protein translation is MKRLHVIDSHTGGEPTRLVMSGFPALSGATIADQLHSLRTEHDHWRRACLLEPRGNDVLVGALYCEPVTPGAVCGVIFFNNAGYLGMCGHGTIGLVASLHHLGRIQPGVHAIDTPVGPVEATLHTDGSVTLCNVPAYRLRKQVPVEVPGHGVVYGDIAWGGNWFFLVSDHGQRLQMDNVDALTDYTWAMLKALEDQGIHGADGALIDHIELFADDDLADSRNFVMCPGKAYDRSPCGTGTSAKLACLAADEKLKPGETWTQASITGSQFEGRYEWDGERVRPFITGSAYMTADSTLLIDERDPFAWGI
- a CDS encoding aldehyde dehydrogenase (NADP(+)), with the protein product MTLTGKMLIGQQLISGNREAIRAINPATDTPMEPAYPGGDGEQVAQACALAWAAFDKYRETSLEARASFLEAIATQIEALGDELIERAVAETGLPHARIQGERGRTCGQLRTFARTVRAGEWLDVRVDPSQPQRQPLPRPDLRQRHIALGPVAVFGASNFPLAFSVAGGDTASALAAGCPVVVKAHGAHPGTSELVGRAVAQAVKACGLPEGVFSLLYGSGREVGIALVTDPRIKAVGFTGSRSGGVALTQAAQARPEPIPVYAEMSSINPVYLFPAALTTRGEALAKGFVASLTQGAGQFCTNPGLVIAVQGPALDRFIGTASEMLPNCAAQTMLTPGIFSAFDAGVAALTEHAKVAAKGLPAEGPNRGQAHLFVTQAKDFLANEHLQAEVFGAASLIVVCANNQEMHQVSEHLEGQLTATLQMDDEDLPSAKALLPLLERKAGRLLVNGWPTGVEVCDAMVHGGPFPATSDSRSTSVGTAAIQRFLRPVCYQDFPDALLPAALQHGNPLLLRRLLDGQREA
- a CDS encoding AraC family transcriptional regulator, which produces MLQNAFATLCQGSNPQDIEQLLGSVAQLLPMLDVIPNAAIFIKDTQARYVLANRTLVQRCGLKQLQPLLGKTSAEVFPAQLGPGYTEQDRRVLEQGFVLEDQLELHLYGTREPGWCLTHKWPLYSHTGAIIGLAGISVDLQTASESHPAYQRLAAVDAHIRAHFNRRVTLGELTRIAGISVAQLERYCKRVFHLTPRQMIQKVRLEQAHRLLHTDLPITEVALQCGYTDHSAFTRQFKASTGFTPRQYRQLA
- a CDS encoding APC family permease, with the protein product MSAQGKFKKQLSLMDLTFIGLGAIFGSGWLFAASHVSAIAGPAGIISWLIGGFAVLLLGIVYCELGAALPRAGGVVRYPVYSHGPLLGYLMGFITLIAFSSLVAIEVVASRQYAAAWFPELTKTGSSDPTTLGWLVQFALLCLFFVLNYRSVKTFAIANNLVSVFKFIVPLLVIGVLFTFFKPANFQVQGFAPFGLSGIEMAVSAGGVIFAYLGLTPIISVASEVKNPQRTIPIALILSVLLSTAIYVLLQTAFLGGVPTEMLANGWAGISKELALPYRDIALALGVGWLAYLVVADAVISPSGCGNIYMNATPRVVYGWAQTGTFFKIFTRIDEKSGIPRPALWLTFGLSVFWTLPFPSWEALINVVSAALILSYAVAPVTVAALRRNATQMARPFRVKGMAVLGPLSFIIAALIVYWSGWSTVSWLLGLQILMFVVYLLCARWVPTAHLNIKQQVRSSAWLIGFYAVTILLSKLGSFGGIGVISHPLDTIVVAVCALGIYYWGAATGVPAHLVRLEHEADESEAVDEPHAPLTPATY
- the treS gene encoding maltose alpha-D-glucosyltransferase, whose translation is MTAAENNHVSWLVEQSMLHAARQRAKLYSGQGRLWQQPYAQTRPRDASALSSVWFTAYPASIVTREGGTVLEALGDEALWQALSKIGIQGIHNGPLKKSGGLKGTQHTPTIDGNFDRISFEIDPELGTEAQLQALTRMAAAHNAVIIDDVIPSHTGKGADFRLAEMAYEDYPGLYHMVEIREEDWALLPDVAEGRDAQNLSPVQVDALRDKHYIVGQLQRVIFFEPGVKETDWSATDVVLGVDGKPRRWVYLHYFKEGQPSLNWLDPTFAAQQMIIGDALHAIDVMGAKILRLDANGFLGVERKLDGTAWSESHPLSITGNQLLGGAIRKAGGFSFQELNLTVDDIASMSHGGADLSYDFITRPAYQHALLMGDAEFLRLMLREMHRQGIDPGSLIHALQNHDELTLELVHFWTLHAHDTFLYQGQTFPGNILREHIREQMYERLAGEHAPYNLKFVTNGVSCTTASIITAALGIRDLEAITEADIRQIRQIHLLLVMYNAMQPGVFALSGWDLVGALPLAAEEVEHLMQDGDTRWIHRGAYDLVDLNPDAALSAGHMPRSKSLYGSLNSQLQDPESFSSQLQKILAVRRAYDIAASRQILVPEVENSALLVMVHELPAGKGTQITALNFGATPITETLHLSDIAAGMVVDIINERVEGDLTAEGEFTITLDAYEGLALRVVSSSPQ